From the genome of Corallincola holothuriorum, one region includes:
- a CDS encoding HD domain-containing phosphohydrolase encodes MKTKAVDKSLHIKHPDTLYLAVDKLFHLSTDGPSSQFVVGVHKLAKIIYQSYPLDAPVVIAHLSLHNDKFSLAVNEALNCAILTCALGYQSHWSSHHVVPLIAAAISKDIADLQLNNNRFDGTRFNEQETLQWHNRGDRAKQWLSAAGVTSELWLEAVAGHAAKMDGSGYPALAGYQLTPAVRLLSWCSFFSEQICPRANRTGLRPRQIIRYALGRRRHAFDRQLINKTAQIFAPIQPGAVIKTEDEQHAIVIGRQNRREAIITSVVTKDLDIQQCNISGIIKRYPTQIDKGRHFLARLIRGWQQMQAQSITLLDGLQIARQETLSPEKITEVAYLFELEEPDIPALARLLTEYPSLLSRLAQQAQRLSRRQLNVSDPKQILMMLGLERASPLVQRNAMLEALEANAGPYQRTLSSLIECYSAFCSLMAEQTKFADMEKTRIISTAQCAGFLLSPELIATRPANIQNDGQRPGFWFKQQDNLRLESLSLAFAKRWQLPPFALNALLLAAERVAPNASRKAIGYAHLLKLCSQLYQHFMATGEMTLTNKETKELAVSLSINDSQLKNTFNTFIQQYHPYTPLD; translated from the coding sequence ATGAAAACTAAAGCAGTAGACAAGTCATTACATATTAAACACCCTGATACTCTTTATCTGGCGGTGGATAAGCTATTTCACTTGAGCACCGACGGGCCATCGAGTCAATTTGTCGTTGGCGTACACAAATTAGCAAAAATCATCTATCAGTCTTACCCTCTTGATGCCCCGGTGGTCATTGCCCACCTGTCGCTGCACAATGACAAGTTTAGTTTGGCAGTTAACGAAGCGCTCAATTGTGCCATCTTGACCTGTGCACTTGGTTATCAAAGCCATTGGAGCAGCCACCACGTCGTACCATTGATCGCTGCGGCCATCAGCAAAGATATTGCTGACTTGCAGTTAAACAATAATCGCTTTGATGGCACCCGTTTTAACGAGCAAGAAACACTGCAATGGCATAACCGTGGTGATCGTGCCAAGCAGTGGTTGAGTGCCGCAGGAGTCACCTCCGAACTTTGGCTCGAAGCTGTCGCTGGGCATGCAGCCAAAATGGACGGCTCTGGCTACCCAGCTCTCGCCGGCTATCAGCTGACACCAGCGGTCAGGCTACTGAGTTGGTGCAGTTTTTTTTCTGAACAGATTTGTCCCCGAGCCAACCGCACAGGCTTACGTCCCAGACAAATCATCCGCTACGCCTTAGGCCGCAGACGGCACGCCTTTGATCGACAGCTAATTAATAAAACCGCACAGATCTTCGCACCTATTCAGCCAGGGGCTGTCATTAAGACCGAAGATGAACAACATGCCATAGTGATTGGCCGGCAAAACAGGCGCGAAGCTATTATCACCTCTGTGGTCACTAAAGATCTGGATATTCAGCAGTGCAATATCAGCGGCATAATAAAGCGCTACCCCACCCAGATCGACAAGGGACGTCACTTTCTCGCTCGACTGATCCGTGGCTGGCAGCAGATGCAAGCACAATCCATCACCTTACTTGACGGCCTACAAATAGCCCGGCAAGAAACACTCAGCCCAGAAAAAATTACAGAAGTGGCTTACCTATTTGAATTAGAAGAGCCTGACATACCAGCATTAGCTAGATTATTAACCGAATACCCCTCCCTATTGTCGCGTTTAGCGCAGCAAGCCCAACGTTTAAGCCGGCGTCAGCTTAACGTCAGCGACCCGAAACAGATCTTAATGATGCTAGGACTCGAGCGTGCATCTCCCTTAGTGCAGCGTAACGCTATGCTAGAAGCCCTTGAGGCCAACGCTGGGCCATATCAACGAACACTTAGTTCACTGATTGAGTGCTATAGCGCTTTTTGTTCTCTCATGGCAGAGCAAACCAAATTTGCAGATATGGAGAAGACCCGCATCATTTCCACAGCTCAATGTGCGGGCTTTCTATTGTCTCCCGAACTCATTGCCACCCGCCCAGCCAACATACAAAACGACGGGCAACGTCCCGGATTTTGGTTCAAACAGCAGGACAACCTGCGATTGGAATCGCTAAGCCTTGCCTTCGCCAAGCGCTGGCAGCTTCCACCTTTCGCCCTGAACGCGCTGCTCCTCGCCGCAGAACGTGTTGCCCCGAATGCCAGCAGAAAAGCGATCGGCTACGCTCACCTGTTAAAACTTTGTAGCCAGCTTTATCAGCACTTTATGGCAACGGGTGAAATGACGTTAACAAACAAAGAAACCAAGGAATTAGCTGTTTCACTCAGTATCAACGATAGTCAGCTTAAAAATACCTTTAATACATTTATTCAACAATATCACCCCTACACACCACTCGATTAG
- a CDS encoding SDR family oxidoreductase, with protein sequence MTNSSTIMITGANRGIGLAFVEKYLQQGDQVIACCRHPGEAHQLHSLKRIHKDQLQMHTLDVDAPESIEQLANKLSTARIDILINNAGVYGPKGSVLGEISQNDWQKVFTTNAIAPLLVCQAFQQQVAQSQQKIMVCISSKMGSMADNSSGGSYIYRSSKAALNAVVKSLALDLYNHEIKIVALHPGWVQTEMGGANALISTTKSVDSMVRVIENIDENQIGRMLNYDGTVIPW encoded by the coding sequence ATGACTAACTCATCAACCATCATGATCACAGGGGCAAACCGAGGTATCGGCCTAGCCTTTGTCGAAAAGTATCTGCAACAAGGAGATCAAGTCATCGCCTGCTGCCGTCATCCTGGCGAAGCACATCAGTTGCATTCGTTGAAGCGCATTCATAAAGACCAGCTGCAAATGCATACCCTAGATGTTGACGCTCCGGAAAGCATTGAACAGTTAGCAAATAAACTGAGCACTGCCCGCATCGACATCCTGATCAATAACGCAGGTGTTTACGGACCAAAAGGCTCTGTTCTCGGCGAGATTAGTCAAAACGACTGGCAAAAAGTATTTACCACCAATGCCATCGCACCACTCTTGGTTTGTCAGGCGTTTCAACAACAGGTAGCGCAAAGCCAGCAAAAGATCATGGTCTGTATTAGTAGCAAAATGGGGAGCATGGCAGACAATAGCTCTGGTGGAAGTTATATCTATCGCAGTTCCAAAGCAGCCCTGAATGCCGTAGTCAAAAGCCTTGCTCTGGATCTATACAACCATGAGATAAAAATTGTCGCGCTTCATCCTGGCTGGGTACAAACCGAGATGGGTGGTGCGAATGCCTTAATATCAACCACAAAGTCAGTCGACAGCATGGTAAGAGTGATCGAAAATATCGATGAAAATCAAATAGGACGCATGTTGAACTACGATGGTACAGTGATCCCATGGTGA
- the xni gene encoding flap endonuclease Xni, which translates to MSPVTPSALNKKAGQRGRIILLDGMNMVRRIYAACSRHSEHNALEQTLSRCTQTLNRVVKQHRPTHALCVFDGDQPNWRRDLLANYKISRKGMPSALKLGLEQIQEAFWQMGVDSLLSESDEADDLIATLSSKSCHHADVIIISTDHGFGQLLSPQVHQWDCFARQFLDINFYQQRYQLHPHQLPLFNALVGSNSHDIKGIKGVGAKTASSLLNRYTTIDALLRADDIPEKISLKLHEQQEKLHTNFKILTYRTEIPLGFSMSDIRYQRASHD; encoded by the coding sequence ATGTCCCCTGTTACACCGTCCGCGCTTAATAAAAAAGCCGGCCAACGAGGACGCATTATATTGCTTGATGGCATGAATATGGTGCGCCGTATCTATGCTGCCTGCTCTCGTCATTCTGAACACAATGCCCTAGAACAAACGCTATCACGCTGCACACAGACCCTGAATCGTGTCGTTAAACAGCACAGACCGACCCACGCCCTGTGTGTGTTCGATGGTGATCAACCCAATTGGCGCCGAGACTTATTGGCGAATTATAAAATTAGTCGCAAAGGAATGCCCAGCGCACTGAAGCTAGGCTTAGAACAGATACAAGAAGCGTTTTGGCAGATGGGAGTCGACTCGCTACTGTCAGAGTCAGATGAAGCGGATGACCTAATCGCGACACTAAGCAGCAAGTCGTGTCACCACGCCGATGTTATCATCATCTCCACTGACCACGGATTCGGACAACTTCTGTCGCCACAGGTACACCAATGGGATTGTTTCGCCCGACAATTTCTGGACATCAATTTCTATCAACAACGCTACCAGCTTCATCCCCATCAGCTACCTTTGTTCAATGCGCTGGTCGGAAGCAATAGTCATGACATCAAAGGTATCAAAGGTGTTGGTGCGAAGACGGCCAGCTCTTTACTCAATCGTTATACCACCATCGACGCATTGCTACGGGCTGACGATATACCGGAAAAAATTTCATTAAAGCTGCATGAGCAACAGGAAAAGCTACACACTAACTTTAAAATACTGACGTACAGGACGGAGATCCCACTGGGGTTTTCCATGAGCGATATTCGCTATCAGAGAGCAAGTCATGACTAA
- the ppnN gene encoding nucleotide 5'-monophosphate nucleosidase PpnN, with product MITQISPSGSMELLSPLEVERLKASSTSQLYRLYRNCSLAVLNSGSKTDSSKETLERYKSFDINVLRRERGVKIELINPPEEAIVDGEIIRGIQEHLFSVLRDIVYVSDRYQNNAYINLTNSQHLTHVVFDILRNAGALHSQSDPNMVVCWGGHSISDIEHQYTLEVGHALGLRQLNVCTGCGPGAMEGPMRGAAISHAKQRVRNGRYLGLTEPSIIAAEPPNSIVNELVILPDIEKRLEAFVRVAHGIIIFPGGVGTAEELLYLLGILLNEENAKQPFPIVLTGPVESAEYFHQIDQFVGATLGPEAQNKYRIVIGDPSLAARVLKESMPDVRAYRKTIGDAYHFNWSLKIEPEFQLPFEPTHDNIAALNLHKDQNKAALAADLRRAFSAIVAGNVKAEGMKAIEKHGPFEINGDPMLMKMLDKLLRAFVEQQRMKLPGSDYVPCYTVRA from the coding sequence ATGATCACCCAAATAAGTCCCTCCGGCAGCATGGAGTTGTTGTCCCCATTAGAAGTCGAACGATTAAAAGCCAGTTCCACCAGTCAACTCTATCGCCTGTATCGGAACTGCTCATTGGCGGTTTTGAACTCTGGCAGCAAAACCGATAGCAGCAAAGAAACCCTTGAGCGTTATAAAAGTTTCGATATCAATGTATTACGCCGAGAGCGTGGGGTTAAAATCGAATTAATCAACCCCCCGGAAGAAGCGATTGTTGATGGCGAGATTATTCGGGGCATACAAGAGCATCTATTTTCTGTTCTCAGAGACATCGTTTATGTCAGTGACAGGTACCAAAACAATGCCTATATCAATCTGACCAACTCTCAACACCTAACTCATGTTGTCTTTGATATTCTGCGTAATGCTGGAGCACTGCATTCGCAATCAGATCCCAATATGGTGGTGTGTTGGGGTGGCCACTCTATCTCCGATATCGAACATCAATATACCCTCGAAGTAGGTCATGCCCTCGGACTCCGACAACTCAATGTCTGCACAGGCTGTGGTCCAGGAGCAATGGAAGGCCCGATGCGCGGCGCCGCCATTAGCCACGCCAAGCAACGAGTCAGAAATGGTCGCTACCTTGGACTAACAGAGCCCAGCATTATTGCCGCCGAACCGCCCAACTCTATCGTTAATGAACTGGTGATATTGCCAGATATAGAAAAACGTTTAGAAGCCTTCGTTCGCGTTGCTCACGGTATTATCATCTTCCCCGGCGGCGTAGGTACGGCCGAAGAGCTTTTGTATTTGCTCGGGATATTACTCAATGAAGAAAATGCCAAGCAACCTTTCCCTATAGTGCTCACAGGGCCTGTAGAGTCTGCAGAGTACTTCCATCAAATAGATCAATTTGTTGGTGCCACATTAGGTCCTGAAGCACAAAATAAATATCGCATAGTGATAGGCGATCCATCGCTAGCCGCTCGCGTGTTAAAAGAATCAATGCCTGATGTACGCGCGTATCGAAAGACTATTGGTGATGCCTATCATTTTAACTGGTCGTTAAAAATCGAACCCGAATTTCAACTACCGTTCGAGCCTACCCATGACAATATCGCTGCGCTCAACCTGCACAAAGATCAAAATAAAGCTGCACTTGCCGCCGATCTAAGACGTGCCTTCTCTGCTATTGTTGCCGGCAATGTAAAAGCAGAGGGAATGAAAGCGATTGAAAAACACGGACCATTTGAGATCAATGGTGATCCGATGCTAATGAAGATGTTAGATAAACTACTCAGAGCGTTTGTCGAACAGCAACGCATGAAATTGCCCGGAAGCGACTATGTCCCCTGTTACACCGTCCGCGCTTAA
- a CDS encoding GGDEF domain-containing protein, whose product MMTESAPASANIALVSQKLQQSQQAYQQLEVRYKQEAAALYKLINKLSLACKGQNIELDNKLALLRGHLTENLSIEKANKLLLSIDQLLNSHTSHVEKQLSYTRDQFQTSGKNLQQWRGLPPQLRRDLRSLIDSSGKVEQSVYDFLPHLQKLVELYNHAYDAAGSGDTAAPQQVRELKREFSDELLALMTEVEFDNEANTRLKQLKQKVGLANDIDELLSYCIELIKLLVESVQQERKSSEAFLNHLNEALSTVYGAVTQTLQNSQLLTEQSREVNSALKTQIEKLGAEVDAANDLDLLKEKVRLHLQEIASALEKRERLAEQEQSLNELLMAMQNRIDTLEEDAKSYRSRLNEQRQQLYLDSLTQLPNRAAFNERLEIEYQRWKRYGGDLSIAVLDLDHFKNINDTYGHIAGDKTLQVIAKLLGKTVRKTDFICRFGGEEFVLILPEQTAESATQPMNKLRIAVSKLPFKFKGQNVTVTVSIGLATFNKGENTETVFERADQALYAAKESGRNQLVIK is encoded by the coding sequence ATGATGACGGAATCCGCACCAGCAAGTGCAAATATTGCATTGGTCAGCCAAAAGTTGCAGCAATCTCAGCAGGCTTACCAGCAACTCGAAGTCCGCTACAAACAGGAAGCGGCGGCACTTTATAAGCTGATAAATAAGTTATCCCTCGCATGTAAAGGGCAAAACATTGAGCTCGACAACAAGTTGGCATTACTCCGAGGTCATTTAACAGAAAACCTTAGTATTGAGAAAGCCAACAAATTGTTGTTGAGCATCGATCAGTTGCTCAATAGTCACACCAGCCATGTTGAAAAGCAGCTCAGCTACACCAGAGACCAGTTCCAAACATCAGGCAAAAATCTTCAGCAGTGGCGAGGGTTACCACCTCAGTTGCGCCGAGATCTGCGCTCATTAATAGATTCAAGCGGTAAAGTCGAACAGTCTGTTTACGATTTTCTACCCCATCTGCAAAAGCTCGTTGAACTCTATAATCACGCGTACGATGCCGCTGGCAGTGGCGACACAGCTGCACCGCAACAGGTTAGAGAGTTAAAGCGGGAATTCAGTGACGAATTGCTAGCACTGATGACCGAAGTAGAGTTTGATAACGAAGCCAATACTCGGCTCAAACAACTGAAACAAAAAGTCGGCCTGGCCAACGATATTGATGAGTTACTTAGTTACTGTATTGAACTAATAAAACTCTTGGTGGAAAGTGTCCAACAAGAAAGAAAGTCATCAGAAGCGTTTTTAAACCACCTCAATGAAGCACTTAGCACTGTTTATGGTGCCGTCACCCAAACCCTGCAAAATTCTCAACTGCTGACCGAACAAAGCCGTGAGGTTAACAGTGCATTAAAGACCCAGATAGAGAAGCTGGGGGCAGAAGTTGATGCGGCCAATGATCTCGATTTATTAAAAGAGAAAGTCCGATTGCATCTGCAAGAGATCGCCAGTGCATTAGAGAAAAGAGAACGTTTAGCCGAGCAGGAGCAAAGTCTCAACGAGTTGCTGATGGCGATGCAAAATCGTATTGATACCCTAGAAGAGGACGCTAAATCGTATCGCAGTAGGTTGAACGAACAGCGGCAACAGCTTTACCTGGACAGTCTCACTCAACTGCCTAACCGAGCAGCCTTCAATGAACGATTAGAGATCGAATATCAACGCTGGAAGCGCTACGGCGGAGATCTCTCTATTGCCGTGTTAGATCTCGATCACTTCAAAAACATTAACGATACCTACGGCCATATCGCCGGTGATAAGACCCTTCAGGTAATCGCTAAGCTACTCGGTAAAACAGTTAGAAAAACCGACTTTATCTGTCGCTTCGGCGGTGAAGAGTTTGTGTTGATCCTACCGGAGCAAACTGCTGAATCGGCCACACAACCGATGAATAAACTACGTATTGCGGTATCAAAACTGCCCTTTAAATTTAAGGGACAAAATGTCACGGTAACCGTGTCTATCGGCCTGGCAACCTTTAATAAAGGTGAAAACACCGAAACCGTATTCGAGCGCGCCGATCAAGCGCTGTACGCAGCGAAAGAAAGTGGCCGGAATCAACTCGTTATCAAATAG
- a CDS encoding tetratricopeptide repeat protein, producing MQKHFINYVSGLLKKLSFVFCILLFHTPAWGTDAALDLLTEARSLLIENPQKARELILTELTGAETLADGQLLARAHLLVAATYVEEKSEAEKAKHHLHFAQRQIASSPDSTLEAEALLIEGRIAAYFDNDVPTAIKRFDRALQLLANNSGASPRLLKHALHEAIGRAYNDQAQFSLGSQHMLAALALTQKTDDPLLKAWTRVYLAQSYKGLLQSQQAIKYLLSALSIAEKAKDDSLSAYIFGRLGLVYKQLSNYSRAQDYVERSAEIYQSLNDDSNLAHSLNFLGTIYEQQGQYDTALLHYLNALELTRNHPTATKLGLLYHNIGQIYLHQDDYVNAQRYLERSLQELTTASRDHYLGASHLLMAKLKHKQNSVNEALQHAHQSLKLSSESEYLFTPAEAHLLLATLYADKELFADAYHHQRKASDYQRPDKALLPPAQVSDERYQQQQLQRTLQSLRNQLEDTSIEHEQQSSWLIISLAITAICILLLILILRLYLSNKRQTVELKKQQFLHPTTGLLGTQHLHDFLKQKITDAQKQHEIFYSESDAQGKDHKSFYLLIELPVLKQVYVQKGFKAGRLFDAKFGELIQANITSELKFFHPREYVLCACLTGTNYLTSAQAVKKVQAILDDIFEALALSERARLYSIGVISMPFLSKASRAIDSNNLPELLVLALNGANQLRVINGESAWVTLHAIDATPGTLFNNDARTGCLLGLRKGLVKVQASHDKQLIEWPND from the coding sequence ATGCAGAAACATTTTATTAATTACGTCAGTGGCTTGTTGAAAAAACTATCCTTTGTTTTCTGCATCTTGCTCTTCCATACACCTGCGTGGGGTACCGACGCAGCTTTGGATCTGCTCACGGAAGCTCGCTCGCTGTTAATTGAGAACCCGCAAAAAGCCAGAGAACTGATCCTCACCGAGTTAACCGGCGCAGAAACACTAGCCGATGGTCAGCTGTTAGCCCGTGCTCATCTCCTAGTTGCGGCAACTTATGTCGAAGAAAAAAGCGAAGCGGAAAAAGCAAAACACCATCTGCACTTTGCTCAACGGCAAATCGCCAGCTCCCCCGATAGCACCCTGGAAGCCGAAGCACTATTAATTGAAGGACGAATAGCGGCTTATTTTGATAACGATGTACCCACAGCGATCAAGCGCTTCGACCGCGCCCTGCAATTACTCGCCAATAATTCGGGGGCATCCCCTCGCCTACTTAAGCATGCCCTGCATGAAGCCATTGGCCGCGCCTATAACGATCAAGCACAATTTAGCCTCGGCAGTCAGCATATGTTAGCCGCGCTGGCGCTAACGCAAAAAACTGATGACCCACTGTTAAAGGCATGGACAAGGGTGTATTTAGCCCAATCCTACAAGGGGCTGTTACAATCGCAGCAGGCAATAAAGTACCTTTTATCGGCGCTTTCAATCGCTGAAAAAGCAAAAGACGATAGCTTGTCCGCGTATATTTTTGGTCGCCTAGGGTTGGTTTATAAACAGCTGTCAAACTACTCCAGAGCACAAGACTATGTAGAGCGATCAGCAGAGATTTATCAATCTCTTAATGATGATTCGAATTTAGCCCATAGTTTAAACTTTTTAGGCACTATCTACGAACAGCAAGGACAGTACGACACCGCACTGCTGCATTACCTAAATGCATTAGAACTAACAAGAAACCACCCAACAGCCACGAAACTCGGGCTGCTATATCATAATATTGGCCAGATCTATCTCCATCAAGACGATTACGTCAATGCGCAGCGCTACCTTGAACGCTCGCTCCAGGAGTTAACAACCGCCAGCAGAGATCATTACCTTGGCGCATCTCACCTGTTGATGGCAAAACTAAAACATAAGCAAAACAGTGTAAATGAGGCTCTGCAACACGCTCATCAATCACTTAAACTCTCTTCTGAAAGTGAGTACCTGTTTACCCCGGCAGAAGCACACTTGCTATTGGCCACGCTTTACGCTGACAAAGAATTGTTTGCAGACGCCTACCACCATCAACGTAAGGCGAGTGATTACCAGCGGCCTGATAAGGCGCTGTTACCCCCCGCTCAAGTATCAGACGAGCGCTATCAACAGCAGCAATTACAACGTACTCTCCAAAGCTTAAGAAATCAGCTTGAAGATACATCTATAGAACATGAGCAACAGAGTAGCTGGTTGATAATTTCATTGGCTATAACAGCCATATGCATACTGCTGTTGATACTCATTCTGCGCCTTTATCTAAGCAATAAACGGCAGACGGTCGAATTAAAAAAACAGCAATTCCTCCACCCCACGACAGGACTTCTGGGGACACAACATTTGCATGACTTCCTCAAACAGAAAATCACTGATGCACAAAAGCAACATGAAATTTTCTATAGTGAAAGTGATGCTCAAGGCAAAGACCACAAAAGCTTTTACTTGTTGATTGAGCTACCTGTACTAAAGCAGGTTTATGTTCAAAAAGGGTTTAAAGCAGGGCGGCTGTTTGATGCTAAGTTTGGCGAATTAATTCAAGCCAATATAACCTCTGAGCTGAAATTTTTTCACCCAAGAGAGTATGTCCTATGCGCTTGCTTAACGGGAACGAATTACCTGACATCAGCGCAAGCAGTAAAGAAGGTGCAAGCCATTCTCGACGACATATTTGAGGCATTGGCACTGTCTGAGCGCGCCCGACTGTACTCTATTGGTGTTATTAGTATGCCATTTTTATCAAAAGCAAGCCGAGCCATAGACAGCAATAACCTTCCCGAGCTACTGGTTTTGGCTTTAAATGGCGCTAATCAACTGCGAGTTATCAATGGCGAGTCGGCCTGGGTAACACTCCATGCGATCGATGCAACGCCCGGCACCCTGTTCAATAATGACGCAAGAACAGGATGCTTGTTAGGCTTAAGAAAAGGCTTAGTAAAGGTACAAGCGTCACACGATAAACAATTGATTGAATGGCCTAATGACTGA
- the queF gene encoding NADPH-dependent 7-cyano-7-deazaguanine reductase QueF (Catalyzes the NADPH-dependent reduction of 7-cyano-7-deazaguanine (preQ0) to 7-aminomethyl-7-deazaguanine (preQ1) in queuosine biosynthesis), with protein MTSAYDNHPDLSNLALGEKTEYRQHYAPELLQPVPRRLNREQIGVTSDLPFHGGDIWTGYELSWLNEKGLPQVAIATFAIPCTSTNLVESKSFKLYLNSFNQHTFSDWATVKMVLKQDLSKCAEAEVDVSLATLDSFEKQKITGFDAELIDNQDIDITDYDYQPALLKAGSDKKIVSEKLQSHLLKSNCLITNQPDWGSVMISYTGQQINHASLLRYIVSFRNHNEFHEQCVERIFTDLQSRFALDKLTVYARYTRRGGLDINPFRSNFEPMPTNIRMARQ; from the coding sequence ATGACTAGCGCTTACGACAATCACCCTGATCTATCTAACCTCGCTCTGGGCGAAAAGACCGAATATCGCCAGCACTACGCTCCCGAGTTGTTACAACCCGTGCCACGACGCCTAAATCGTGAACAGATAGGAGTGACAAGTGACCTCCCGTTCCACGGCGGTGATATCTGGACTGGCTATGAATTATCATGGTTAAACGAAAAGGGCTTACCTCAGGTAGCCATTGCTACCTTCGCCATACCCTGCACTTCCACAAATTTGGTTGAATCGAAGTCGTTTAAACTGTACCTGAATAGCTTCAACCAGCACACGTTCTCCGATTGGGCAACGGTGAAAATGGTATTAAAGCAGGACCTTTCCAAGTGCGCAGAGGCAGAAGTTGATGTGTCGTTGGCAACGCTGGATAGCTTTGAAAAGCAAAAAATTACCGGCTTTGACGCCGAGCTCATTGATAACCAAGATATCGACATCACTGATTATGACTACCAACCAGCGCTTCTCAAAGCAGGTAGCGATAAAAAAATTGTTAGTGAAAAACTGCAAAGCCATCTACTCAAATCAAATTGCCTGATCACCAATCAACCCGATTGGGGAAGCGTCATGATCAGTTACACAGGCCAACAGATTAACCACGCCTCGCTGCTGCGATACATAGTGTCATTTCGCAATCACAATGAATTTCATGAGCAGTGCGTTGAACGGATCTTTACTGACCTACAATCTCGCTTCGCGTTAGATAAACTCACTGTTTATGCAAGATATACAAGACGAGGGGGATTAGATATCAATCCATTTAGAAGTAATTTTGAACCAATGCCAACGAATATTAGAATGGCACGGCAATAA
- the syd gene encoding SecY-interacting protein: MMSATTDALASLFQRFLQATQEATGELPTLCSDPDLPSPCFVDEVEDKEGDKHWQPFKRDELGDFSNVEEAIECVLDESVKAFYQSYFCDSLALNFAGHSFDLIQVWNEQDFKGLQQNMIGHIVMKKRLGQKITLFIGCIDDDTIISVNNETGQVVVEKVGCEPHKVLAETLPDFLNALTV, encoded by the coding sequence ATGATGTCTGCCACAACTGATGCTCTGGCGTCGCTTTTTCAACGTTTTCTTCAAGCAACGCAAGAAGCAACGGGTGAATTGCCAACACTCTGTTCTGATCCTGATTTACCCTCTCCCTGTTTTGTTGATGAGGTTGAGGATAAAGAGGGCGACAAGCATTGGCAGCCTTTTAAGCGAGACGAGCTGGGCGATTTTAGCAATGTGGAAGAGGCGATTGAGTGTGTGCTTGATGAGAGTGTTAAGGCATTTTATCAAAGCTATTTTTGTGACTCATTGGCGCTGAATTTCGCTGGCCATTCGTTTGATCTTATTCAGGTTTGGAATGAGCAGGACTTCAAAGGATTGCAGCAAAATATGATTGGCCACATCGTGATGAAAAAGCGGCTTGGGCAAAAGATCACGCTGTTCATTGGTTGTATCGATGATGACACCATTATTAGTGTCAACAATGAAACTGGGCAGGTGGTTGTCGAAAAAGTAGGCTGTGAGCCTCACAAAGTGCTGGCGGAGACTCTGCCTGATTTTCTTAACGCATTAACTGTCTGA
- a CDS encoding DUF2789 domain-containing protein, with the protein MDTSTHNLSNLFAQLGLASDPASLKDFIIAHSLNPEQKLADAPFWNASQATFLSEALSEDSDWTEIVDQLDSMLRADVKA; encoded by the coding sequence GTGGACACTTCAACGCATAACCTGAGTAATCTATTTGCTCAATTAGGATTAGCATCAGATCCTGCAAGTCTCAAAGATTTCATCATCGCTCATTCACTTAACCCTGAACAAAAGTTAGCTGACGCGCCATTTTGGAACGCATCTCAAGCGACCTTCCTCAGTGAAGCACTTAGCGAAGATAGTGATTGGACGGAGATTGTCGATCAGTTAGACAGTATGCTTAGAGCCGACGTAAAAGCGTAA
- a CDS encoding DUF962 domain-containing protein, with amino-acid sequence MTEQKFESFQQFYPYYLQEHRDPRCRALHYVGSTLVLLTAIGIVWQAQWHYIWLLPVIGYGFAWLGHFAFEHNRPATFKYPLYSLMGDWVMYFEFLCGRIGHRFN; translated from the coding sequence ATGACAGAACAGAAATTTGAAAGCTTTCAGCAGTTCTATCCATACTATCTGCAAGAACACCGAGACCCGCGATGTCGTGCATTACACTATGTGGGAAGCACCTTAGTGTTGTTGACGGCCATCGGGATCGTTTGGCAGGCGCAGTGGCACTATATTTGGCTGCTACCTGTCATCGGTTACGGCTTTGCTTGGTTAGGACATTTTGCTTTTGAACACAATCGGCCTGCGACATTTAAGTATCCCTTGTATAGCCTGATGGGGGATTGGGTTATGTACTTTGAGTTTCTTTGTGGCCGAATTGGGCATCGCTTTAATTAG